The window GAAAAGTACTTATCTTTTTTGTTTCAAACCATAAATAATATTCAGTAAAATGGGGCATTTTGTGTAGAAATGATAATTTACCAAATGCCCTTTTCTTTTGGAGATTTTATGTGTATCATGACTGTTGTTTGTGCAAGTCTTAAAAGTCATATATCTTAAACACAATAAAACAGGAGTGAGTACTTTGTCACAACAGGAGCTAAAAAAAGAAATTGGTTTCTTGGCTGCTTTAACTACAGTTATTGGTACTGTAATTGGAGCCGGTGTTTTTTTTAAGCCAACTGCAGTATATGGTGCCACCGGGACAGCAAGTTTAGGGCTGCTTGCATGGCTGATTGGAGGAGTGTTAACTATTTGTGCAGGATTAACGGCAGCTGAATTATCGGCAGCCATTCCGGAAACAGGCGGCATGATGGCCTATTTAAAGCGTACATATGGCAATTTAACGGCATTTTTATTGGGGTGGGCACAAACGATTATTTACTTTCCAGCCAACATTGCTGCACTTGCGATTATTTTCGGGACCCAAACGGTTAGTCTGTTTGGATTCCATGCGAATGAACATAGAATGATGATTGTGGGAATAGCAATTCTTACAGCTACCTTTATCACCCTTATGAACTTTTTAGGTGCGAAAGCTGCTGGGGGCATTCAGACTGTTTTTACTATATGTAAATTACTTCCTTTAGCTCTTATTTCTATTTTTGGATTGCTGCACGAAGGGAATGTATCTTTTCAACTTTTCCCGATTGAAGCAGGACAAGATAAAGCTTTTATATCGGCCCTTGGTTCTGGTTTGCTGGCAACCATGTTTGCCTATGATGGATGGATTCATGTAGGGAATATCGCTGGAGAAATGAAAAATCCCAAGAAAGATTTGCCTAAAGCAATTATAGTAGGGCTGTCGAGCGTTACGATCGTTTATTTATTAATTAATATTGCATTCCTCTTAGTTATGCCGGCAACAGCTCTAGCAGGGACTGATACGCCTGCGTCTAATGTAGCAAACGTTCTTTTTGGTACGATGGGTGGAAAATTGGTTAGCATCGGTATCTTAATTTCGGTATTTGGCAGCATTAATGGATATACGATGACCGGAATGAGAATCCCTTATGCAATGGCATTAGAAGATCAATTGCCTTTTAGCAAATGGTTTGCTACGTTATCAAATAAAACGCGAATTCCATATAATTCTGGAATATTCATCTTGTTGGTTGCGGTCATGATGATGCTAATAGGTGGATTTAATACGTTAACGGATATGTTAGTGTTTGTGATTTGGATATTCTATACGATGACTTTTCTTGCTGTCATCATTTTGCGCAAAAAAAAACCGAATCTTGTGCGGCCTTACAAGGTGCCGTTATATCCTGTCATCCCTATCATAGCGATTATTGGCGGGTTATTTATCGTGATCAACACCTTATTCACACAAACGATCCTAGCGTTATGTGGTCTCGGTTTAACTGCTTTAGGTCTTCCAATTTATATGCGTAATAAATCATTAAACAAAATTAAAAATAATTAAGTATTTAACAGACGCAAGAAACTAATATCTTTTGAAAAAACTTCTTAGCCCTCGATGACTTCAGTAGGAATTGTCGAGGGTTTTGTGTTAAAATGGCGTGCAATGAGCCGATGTTTCTCGCGTGCCGGTCCGCTCTGTTTTTTGATCTAAAAATTGAATGGAACCTTTAAAAAAGGGCTTCACTGATGAATGGTTTGTGAGTTAAACAGTGAATATCTTAATAACTTAAAAGTGAAAGTTATTTCTGCCAAATTTTTTTAAATAACATAGTATATGTTAATGCAAGTACTGATTGCAAAATCAGGAATAAAGATAAACAAAATATTTGTACATTATGGTCTAATACACTTAACATTGCCATAATCAAGCCGACTAAGATAAAAAGACCATATAGGAAAGGGGTTAATTTCATTAATATTTTGAATTTTTTCATTATTCCTATTCTCCTTTTGTTTTTTCCGTTTCTTTTAGTCCAAGTTTAACCTTGTACTTACCGAAACGCATAACTTGTTTAGAACCACGGTGTACACAAGTATAGCCATCTTTAATTTGCGTACAGTTTGTTCTTGAAAAACAGGTTCACTTGCTGAAAATGATATAAGAGAATGGATAAAGAACCCTTTTAAACGATGTTGTTCAGACGAATTTAATTTTCAAATTTTTGCTATTAATGATTATAAAACATCCAAACAAATGTTCTTTTTATACTGTAGAACATTTGTTTGTTTATCAAAAATCAACAGAGTTATTTCACATAGCCTTTGTTTTATAAATACATCCGCAGCACAAGGCTTATCCGCTCATCCAATTCGTTGCGTTTGCTCGGTGTTTCCGCCAAGGCGAATATTCCGCATTTCTAAGATATATTCGAATGTTATGGCGGATACGACCGGAGGTTTCAATCGTTTCGTTATATTCATATGATTCTCAAAATGACCCAATATTCCTTTTTTATATTAGTGAATCATTTTTTGACCAGTGTCTGAATTGGTTGCTTAACATTTCGCGTCTATTGATTATTTTGACAAAATCTATTGTGCTACTCATGACTAAGCACGATGCATCATGAAGTGACTCTTTTCCCAAGAATGATTAAATCTCTTTCAACGCCGTCTAATTCCGCGACGTTTGGCAGGTGGGCCCATTTTTCAAATTCAAAATGTGAAAAAAGTTGAAGGCTCGGCTTGTTATGTCCAAATATAAACGCAAGCAAGGTTTTTATTTGAAGTCTTGGGCAAGCATCTATTGCTTTTTGGAGCATATATTTTCCAAGTCCTTTTCCTCTGAAATCCGGGTGAAGATAAATGCTGATTTCTGCTGTCGAGTGATAAGCCGGTCTTCCATAAAACGATTGAAAGCTCAACCATCCGCCTATTTTTCCTTGATGGTCTATTACCCATAAAGGTCTGGAAGAAGGAGAGTGCTCTTTAAACCACTGTGTTTTGCTTTGAACAGAAACAGGTTCTAAATCAGCCGTTACCATTCTGCTTGGAATGGTAGAGTTGTATATCTCTACAATGGCAGGCAAATCGCTGAATTCGGCATCTCTCACGGTAATATCTGATAACATGAACAACACTCCCACATTACGGACAAATTGATTTATTAGGACAATCTTAGTCACTTGTATTTTATGCTAGAGGATGATATACAGAAAATCAATATGAAACTTGAGCGAGTCAAATGAAATCACGATAAACTCTTTCATACATAGTCCGGGAGTTCAGAAAAATTCTAGTTTGAAAGCAGATATTTTTATTCACAAGGACCTTTCATATTGATATTTCAAAAGAACTCACTCTAATATTTCTGCAACGACTCCACAATCATGATTACGATTTTATTAACGTTCCTTGATGGAAAAACATTTGCCATCTTCCATCACGAAATTTCCAAATCGAGCTGCGTAAAGTATCTTGCATTCTTGTATCATCTTTTACACGAAATGTCGTTAATACTACATCTTCTGATAAAGGATTTATCTCAAAATCATAAAGAGTCATTTTCCTTATACTAAGTCCGCCCTCATCGACACAATCCTTTTTATGCCAAATATTCCCTGGATTTCCGGATTCAAAAAAATCGTCAGTTGAACGAATTTCCGGTTTTAACAACATTTGTTCTAATTGACATAAATGCTTTTTTAAAGCGGATTTGTTTTCTATTTTTATCCTCCTTTGGATTGATTATTGCATCTCATTATACTTTGTCCGTAATGGGGGTGAAAAAGAAAAATCAACAAAAAAGAAAAAAACGAAAGTATGAGTAAAATTATTGTGGGCAAAATTTAACCCCCTCATTTGTTGAGGGAACGTTAGAACGCTCAACAAATGAGGGGGCCACCAAGCGAAAGCGCGGTAGTTAATAAGCAAATAACATGAAAAAGAGGGTTACTCCTTGGTAGAATCTTAGTCAACCAAAACTAAATCACAAACAAAGGAGTAACCCCTCATGCAAAAGAATAACACAGTATATCCAAATTTAAAACAGATTGAGCAATTAGTTTGGAGGCAATTACAGGAAACCTTCTCAAAGGTCATGAAAACACTATTAGAGGACATGGACAAGCAGATTGCTGAAGAACGAAATAAAAAGCGTTATCGTCTACTCGATAAGCGTATCACCACTATTATCAGTCTTTTTGGAGAAATAAAGGTGAAACGGAACTACTACCGAGACAGGGAGAAAGGTGAATATGTCTATCTGCTTGATCGCTCTTTGGAATTCGAAGGGACCGGCTCCTTTAGTCCGCTGATAGAAGAAGCGGCTCTAGAGCTTGCCATTACAGGGCCATCCTATCGAAAGGCAGAACACACGCTTGAAACACTTTTAGGATACCGAGTGATTAGTCACGAAGCTATACGTCAACACCTGTTACAGATTGAAAGTATCCCAAAAGAGCGACAGCCTGTAAACTATCCTGTCCTATTCGTGGAAGTGGACGGCCTATATGTGAAACGTCAAGGAAAAGGAAAACGGGGCAAGGAAGAAAAAATTGCAGCGGTTCATCAGGGCTGGGAAATCAACGGAAAACGAGTAAGTTTGAAAGACAAACGCCATTTTATTCACCGTGGGAACCAGCCATTTTGGGAGGCGTTTGAGGATTTTCTCATTGAAAACTTCGAGTATGACCCAACTGTCCATAAGCTAGTAATAAACGGGGATGGTGCCGGATGGATTACAGCCTGTCGAGACCATTTTAAAGGCAGGGCATTCTTTTCAATTGACCGTTTCCACGTGGCAAGGGATATTCGCAGCTTATTCCGTAAGCATCCTCGCTATCGCCAAATGCAAAAGGCACTAGCGTCCTATGACAGTCAGAAACTACTTACGGAATTAAACAGTGCTGTTGGAACACTAGAGACAGAGGATCAGGAAGAACGTCTTGACCAATTGATTCGTCAACTAGAAAAATATCCTGAAGCCCTCGGGGATTACCGGAAGTGGCTCCAAGAACAAGGTATTGACACCAAAGGAATGCGTCCAATGGGAAGTGCCGAGGGAACGATGAGTGTCTTCGCAAAAAGGCTCAAAAATGGACGTAGCTGGGTAGAAAAAGGCGTAAGTGCCATGATTACTGGATTGGTGGCTTTCCTAGACAATCTGGCATTGAAAACATTATTTGGGAAAGTCGAAAGATGGACAGAAACCAAGGAGGAAAAGAATCCACCAAAACATTACGTAGAAAAGGTGACAAGTACAATTGGTGAAGTCACAAGAGACAATCTCCTATACCTAAAAGGTAAGGCAAATATTCCAGTGTACAAGACTTTAAAGGAGTTGGCCGGATTTTAAAAAAGACAAATTTTTTATCAAGAGAGTACCCTAAAATGGTGAATCCGCTTTCATTGTTAGGGAGAAAAAAACTGCCCACAAATACTTGACTCAATCAAAACGAAAAAAATATTTGCAAAATCTTGTCGGATCATGTACAATAATTATTGTTCGATAGCAATTGCGGGTGTAGTTTAGTGGTAAAACCACAGCCTTCCAAGCTGTTGTCGTGGGTTCGATTCCCATCACCCGCTCCATATACATTTCGTGATCAACGCAGTATTTTGTTTGTAAGAAACAAAGTATTGCGTTTTTTTGTTATATGGTTAAAATATAGCCGACTCTTTTTCGACTGAAAGGTGATCCGTGATGGATTATAATCAATTAAAACAGGATATTATTGCCTATAGCAAACAGATAGGCATCGATAAAATAGGTTTTGCTTCTGCAGAGCCTTTTACCGAATTGAAAAATCGTCTGATCCGTCAGCAGGAGCTTCAATTCCAATCGGGATTTGAGGAGCCTGATATCGATAAACGCACTAATCCCGCCTTGATATTTGACCAGCCACGATCCATTATCGCGATTGCGTTGGCTTATCCATCAAAAATGAAAGAAACGCCAAAAGGAAAAAAGGGGCTTCGACGCGGAACTTTTTGTAAGGCCTCTTGGGGATTGGATTACCATGTGATTTTAAGAAATCGCCTCAAACAATTGGAGGAATTTATCCGTTCCAAAGTTCCAGAAGCCAGGATGAAATCGATGGTCGATACGGGCGAATTATCCGATCGTGCTGTAGCGGAAAGAGCGGGCATCGGCTGGAGCGGGAAAAATTGTTCGATTATCACCCCGGAATTTGGTTCTTACGTTTATTTGGGAGAGATGATTACCAATTTGCCTTTTGAGCCGGATCAGCCGTTGGAAAGCCGCTGCGGTACATGTACAAAATGTTTGGACGCTTGTCCGACGGGGGCGTTGGTTCAAGGAGGACAGTTAAACGCTAAAAAGTGTATCGCTTTTCTTACACAAACAAAGGATTTTCTTCCGGATGAATATCGAGATAAAATCGGCAACCGCTTATACGGCTGTGATACATGTCAAACCGTCTGCCCTGAAAATAAAGGGATTGATTTTCATTTGCACGAAGAAATGGAACCGGATCCTGAAACAGCAAAACCATTGCTTGAACCGTTGCTTGACATCAGCAATAAAGAATTTAAAGAGAAATTTGGCATGGTTTCCGGCTCGTGGAGAGGGAAAAAGCCAATCCAGCGGAATGCCATCATTGCCCTTGCCCATTTTAAAGAAGAAACTGCCATTCCTTCTTTAGTGGAAGTTTTGCAAAAAGACGTTCGTCCTGTGATACGGGGGACCGCAGCTTGGGCGATTGGAAAAATAGGCGGCGATCAAGCAAAGTCAGCGCTTTTGGAAGCGAAACAAACGGAAACGGATCCCGATGTTTTGAAAGAAATCGAGAAAGGGCTGCAATATTTTTCTTCCTAAATAGAGATTTTAGTGGATTCTTCCCTGATATCGCCACATAGGCTTTAACGGGGAGGGATTTTTTTATGGAATCACAGCTTCAAAAACTTTTGCAAAATCGATTGGAACAAGTTGTTGAAAATGAACAGAGGAATGTTTCCGATGAAAAATGGGAAAGAAAAAGGGAGCTTTTGGAACGACGGAATGCGAAAATCTTAAAAGTGAAAGGAAAAGGACAGATTGTCCATAAAACAGATCGTGAAGTGTTTTACACTCTTCATTTTCAATATTTGATTAAACAAAATCGTTTTTTTTATATGGAAGAAGAAATAGAACATCGAAAAGCTATTTTTTTGGAACAAACTGTGATCAAGGATGAAGAAATCATTCCCTCCTGGGATACCGAAAGATATTCGATTGAGCCGATAGAGGAAATGGAGGACGCGGCAGAGCGGGCGGGATTTGAATATAATCGGCTAAAAGCGGTTCAATATGCGGAAAGATGGTGGAATAGCTATAATCCCGCTTACAAAAAGTTTCATGTCGATTGTACTAATTTTATTTCGCAATGTTTAAAAGCCGGCGGCGCACCGATGAGAGGATATCCGAATCGGGGCCAAGGCTGGTGGATGCAAAATGGTTCGTGGAGTTACAGTTGGTCGGTCGCCCATTCGTTTCGAATGTATTTAGGCCGATCCAAGACGGGGCTAAAAGCGAATGAAGTCCGCAATGCCGCTGAATTGCAGCTGGGAGATGTGATTTGCTACGATTTTCAAGGAGATGGACGGTTTGATCATACGACCATTGTCACCGCTAAAGACGACTATGGAATGCCTTTAGTCAATGCTCATACTTCCAATAGCCGCATGAGATATTGGAGCTATGAAGATTCAACGGCTTACACTCCCAACATTCAATATAAGTTTTTTGCCATAAACGATCAAAGTTGACGGGGAATCGTATATGCTATAATAATGGCAGACTTTATTTTAGAGGTGAAAGCATTGTGGCAAATCATGTAGTATTGTATCAACCAGAAATTCCTGCGAATACAGGAAATATTTCCAGAACTTGCGCGGCTACGGACACAACACTCCATTTAATCCGCCCGCTTGGTTTTTCAACGGAAGACAAAATGTTAAAAAGGGCCGGACTTGATTATTGGAAATATGTCAATATCATTTATTATGATTCACTCGATGAATTTTTTGAGAAAAATCCGGATGGAGAATATTATTATATAACGAAATTCGGCGAGCAATATTATAATTCGTTTGATTTTAGCGATACGAGCAAAAATCATTATTTTATCTTTGGAAAAGAAACGACCGGTTTACCGAAAGAATTGCTGGCAGCCAACAAAGAGCGTTGCTTGAGGATTCCTATGAACGATAAAGTAAGAGCTCTTAATTTATCGAATACGGCGGCTATTTTAGTATATGAAGCGTTAAGACAACAGCAATTTCCTCATTTAACATAAGAAACCGGGCATGTCCCTGTTTCTTTTTTCTGTTTTAAATCATTTGAAATTTTTCCGATAAGGGTTATAGTAATACATAAAGCTGGATAAGGTATGCTTCATTTGATTTCGGGAGGAGAATGGGGGATTTGGCTTTTTTTGGTTCGTTATCACAACCAAATGAGAATGGCAAAGATTTCATTCATTCTCCCTTTGTCTCGTGACATTTTGATCGTCCGGTAATCACGAGATTCAACAACAGATTGAAAGAATATGTCCTCTTTGATCGGAAGGATTTTCTTGATTGCGTCGTTTTTTCAAAAACGAAGTCTGAAAGTGATGTAGCTTTTCATGACTGCAGGAGAGAATCATTTAGGAAAAAGTTTCTATTTTATCTTTAGAGAGGGGATGTAGCAGCGTTGAATACCACTATTGAAACGATCTTGGCTCATCGGTCTGTAAGAAAGTTTAAGAAGCAGCCGCTCACTACGGAACAGATCGAAACGATTGTTCGTTGCGCTCAGTCAGCTTCTACTTCCAGTTTCATTCAGGCGTATACGATTATTGGGGTTACGGACACGGAGAAAAAACAAAAGTTGGCGGAACTGTCTGGGAATCAGTCTTATGTAGCGGAAAATGGCCATTTTTTTGTATTTTGCGCCGATCTTTATCGCCATGAGGTTATTGGTGAAATCGAAGGAGGAGACGTCATTCCTTCGCTTGAAAGCACTGAGAAATTTATGGTCAGTTTAATAGACACGGCATTAGCGGCGCAAAACGCTGTGATTGCCGCAGAATCAATGGGCTTAGGCATTTGTTATATCGGCGGACTCCGCAACCGTCTCGAAGAAGTGAAAGCGCTTTTGCAAATTCCTGAAAGGGTGATACCGTTATTTGGATTGGCCGTTGGCTATCCGGATCAGGAAACGGATAAAAAGCCGCGTCTTCCGCTTCATCACGTTTACCAAGAAAATCTTTACAACAGCGATAAAGAAAAGATCCAAAAAGATTTAGAAGAATATAACAGAGTAGTTGCCGACTATTATAAAGAAAGAACGGGAGGGGTTCGAAAAGATACTTGGACGGGCCAAATGTCCAATATGCTTTCCAGAAGAGTCAGAATGTATATGAAAGAATTTGTGGAAAAACAAAAAATGGATTTGCGCTAGGAAAGTTCCCCATTCTGTTGGATGATCATCTTGCCTTTCGGCGCAACTTATATCAGGGTGCCGTATTGATTGTGAAACGGCACCCTTAGTTCAATGATCACCAAAAAATACCGATTAATACGATAGCTACTAGAACATAACCGCCGATTTGACTGATGATAGCAGGATTAAAAACGGGTTTGTCTTGATTTTCCCTCAATACAGCAACCTCTTTTTGAAGTTGCTCCACTTGTTCTGAGAGCTTTTGAACAGTATGGTTCAAATCATCGATGATTTGCTCAAGGTTTTTTTGTTCTTCAGTCATCATATTCCCTCCTTTATTAAAAAAATATTCTGAATAATTATTGGTGAAAAAAGCTGAGCGTACAAACCGCCCAGCCACTTGTTCTGCCACGTTTCTAGTTGTATGTAAGAGATCAAAACTCCATGATTACTTTTTGTTTACCCCTGGCTTGTCATTGTAGCCGGCAGTAAAAATAGCGGTAAGAAACGAGAGGATAACCACCATAATAAGCAGAAATTTCATAAAATTATAACTCCTCCTTTATTAACGTTCTGACGATTTATCGATATTATATCGTAAAGAATTGGAAAAGTGAATGCGCTTAAAAAATAAGAGAGAGAAATTCGGCAGAGAGACGGGAAACATCATTTGAAACGACAACGATTTTGTGTTTTGGGCATGTTTAAATATCCGACGGCATAGATTATATTAATCGTTCTCTCAATAAGGACAGGGGGATGTTTATATTGGATATTTTAAAAAAGGTTGAGCAGTATCGGGAGAAAGAAGAAAAGCTAAGATGGGAAGGCACATTTGCTGAGTATTTAGAGATTGTGAAGGAAAAGCCGTGGGTCGCTCAGTCAGCCCATTCAAGAGTGTATAACATGATAAAAGATGCGGGGTTTGAAGAGGTTGGGGGAAGAAAGAGATATAAATTTTTCAGCAATGAATTATTTGGACTGGAGGAAGCGCTGGAAAGATTAGTGGAAGAATATTTTCATCCGGCGGCGAAAAGGCTTGATGTCCGGAAACGGATATTGTTGTTGATGGGGCCGGTCAGCGGGGGGAAATCGACGCTTGTCACAATGTTGAAAAGGGGTTTGGAAGCCTATTCCCGTACTGAAAGAGGCGCGATTTACGCGATTAAAGGATGCCCCATGCATGAAGATCCTCTACACCTTATTCCTCAACATCTTAGAGAAGATTTTTATAAGGAATACGGAATTCGGATTGAGGGGAACCTATCTCCTCTGAATATGATGAGATTGGAAGAAGAATACGGTGGAAGAATAGAAGATGTGTTGGTAGAAAGAATCTTTTTTTCAGAAGACAAACGCGTCGGAATCGGCACATTCAGCCCGTCAGATCCGAAATCTCAAGATATCGCCGATTTGACAGGAAGTATTGATTTCTCGACGATAGCCGAATAT of the Bacillus smithii genome contains:
- a CDS encoding APC family permease, whose amino-acid sequence is MSQQELKKEIGFLAALTTVIGTVIGAGVFFKPTAVYGATGTASLGLLAWLIGGVLTICAGLTAAELSAAIPETGGMMAYLKRTYGNLTAFLLGWAQTIIYFPANIAALAIIFGTQTVSLFGFHANEHRMMIVGIAILTATFITLMNFLGAKAAGGIQTVFTICKLLPLALISIFGLLHEGNVSFQLFPIEAGQDKAFISALGSGLLATMFAYDGWIHVGNIAGEMKNPKKDLPKAIIVGLSSVTIVYLLINIAFLLVMPATALAGTDTPASNVANVLFGTMGGKLVSIGILISVFGSINGYTMTGMRIPYAMALEDQLPFSKWFATLSNKTRIPYNSGIFILLVAVMMMLIGGFNTLTDMLVFVIWIFYTMTFLAVIILRKKKPNLVRPYKVPLYPVIPIIAIIGGLFIVINTLFTQTILALCGLGLTALGLPIYMRNKSLNKIKNN
- a CDS encoding GNAT family N-acetyltransferase — encoded protein: MLSDITVRDAEFSDLPAIVEIYNSTIPSRMVTADLEPVSVQSKTQWFKEHSPSSRPLWVIDHQGKIGGWLSFQSFYGRPAYHSTAEISIYLHPDFRGKGLGKYMLQKAIDACPRLQIKTLLAFIFGHNKPSLQLFSHFEFEKWAHLPNVAELDGVERDLIILGKRVTS
- a CDS encoding DUF4440 domain-containing protein; the protein is MENKSALKKHLCQLEQMLLKPEIRSTDDFFESGNPGNIWHKKDCVDEGGLSIRKMTLYDFEINPLSEDVVLTTFRVKDDTRMQDTLRSSIWKFRDGRWQMFFHQGTLIKS
- a CDS encoding ISLre2 family transposase, with amino-acid sequence MQKNNTVYPNLKQIEQLVWRQLQETFSKVMKTLLEDMDKQIAEERNKKRYRLLDKRITTIISLFGEIKVKRNYYRDREKGEYVYLLDRSLEFEGTGSFSPLIEEAALELAITGPSYRKAEHTLETLLGYRVISHEAIRQHLLQIESIPKERQPVNYPVLFVEVDGLYVKRQGKGKRGKEEKIAAVHQGWEINGKRVSLKDKRHFIHRGNQPFWEAFEDFLIENFEYDPTVHKLVINGDGAGWITACRDHFKGRAFFSIDRFHVARDIRSLFRKHPRYRQMQKALASYDSQKLLTELNSAVGTLETEDQEERLDQLIRQLEKYPEALGDYRKWLQEQGIDTKGMRPMGSAEGTMSVFAKRLKNGRSWVEKGVSAMITGLVAFLDNLALKTLFGKVERWTETKEEKNPPKHYVEKVTSTIGEVTRDNLLYLKGKANIPVYKTLKELAGF
- the queG gene encoding tRNA epoxyqueuosine(34) reductase QueG, coding for MDYNQLKQDIIAYSKQIGIDKIGFASAEPFTELKNRLIRQQELQFQSGFEEPDIDKRTNPALIFDQPRSIIAIALAYPSKMKETPKGKKGLRRGTFCKASWGLDYHVILRNRLKQLEEFIRSKVPEARMKSMVDTGELSDRAVAERAGIGWSGKNCSIITPEFGSYVYLGEMITNLPFEPDQPLESRCGTCTKCLDACPTGALVQGGQLNAKKCIAFLTQTKDFLPDEYRDKIGNRLYGCDTCQTVCPENKGIDFHLHEEMEPDPETAKPLLEPLLDISNKEFKEKFGMVSGSWRGKKPIQRNAIIALAHFKEETAIPSLVEVLQKDVRPVIRGTAAWAIGKIGGDQAKSALLEAKQTETDPDVLKEIEKGLQYFSS
- a CDS encoding amidase domain-containing protein — protein: MESQLQKLLQNRLEQVVENEQRNVSDEKWERKRELLERRNAKILKVKGKGQIVHKTDREVFYTLHFQYLIKQNRFFYMEEEIEHRKAIFLEQTVIKDEEIIPSWDTERYSIEPIEEMEDAAERAGFEYNRLKAVQYAERWWNSYNPAYKKFHVDCTNFISQCLKAGGAPMRGYPNRGQGWWMQNGSWSYSWSVAHSFRMYLGRSKTGLKANEVRNAAELQLGDVICYDFQGDGRFDHTTIVTAKDDYGMPLVNAHTSNSRMRYWSYEDSTAYTPNIQYKFFAINDQS
- the trmL gene encoding tRNA (uridine(34)/cytosine(34)/5-carboxymethylaminomethyluridine(34)-2'-O)-methyltransferase TrmL, which encodes MANHVVLYQPEIPANTGNISRTCAATDTTLHLIRPLGFSTEDKMLKRAGLDYWKYVNIIYYDSLDEFFEKNPDGEYYYITKFGEQYYNSFDFSDTSKNHYFIFGKETTGLPKELLAANKERCLRIPMNDKVRALNLSNTAAILVYEALRQQQFPHLT
- the nfsA gene encoding oxygen-insensitive NADPH nitroreductase, with translation MNTTIETILAHRSVRKFKKQPLTTEQIETIVRCAQSASTSSFIQAYTIIGVTDTEKKQKLAELSGNQSYVAENGHFFVFCADLYRHEVIGEIEGGDVIPSLESTEKFMVSLIDTALAAQNAVIAAESMGLGICYIGGLRNRLEEVKALLQIPERVIPLFGLAVGYPDQETDKKPRLPLHHVYQENLYNSDKEKIQKDLEEYNRVVADYYKERTGGVRKDTWTGQMSNMLSRRVRMYMKEFVEKQKMDLR